In the genome of Rhopalosiphum padi isolate XX-2018 chromosome 1, ASM2088224v1, whole genome shotgun sequence, the window acgtctaataaaaaaaaaataacccttTTTATATAGACAAAAGAGAAAATAGAGTCTATAACATTCccgttaaatattcaataaaatcttTCGGTTAATCATTTGTTGACTATCTGGGgtctacctattttaatttaatgccttatgaagcaaaaaaaatattcacttacaTCAAGGTaatgttaaaacattatttataactggttatttttagaattagtctaaacttttaatttgattttgtaataaatgcctcatttttattgtatgttaagtattaggtaataatattcaaGAAATTGTGTAGTGCATAGATGACaacttgttttgttttttattacttttattttttcgactgtatctattatatattaattttttatgtacataatctaaaaattgttgttaaattcttttaaaactGTATACTTTCAATCCCTAACACAAGCTTAGCTTAAAAGGGATTGAAAtagtatataagttaatatctttatattgttaatttatgatgattaaataataataataaaaaaaaaaataataaatcaacatttgATATTCTTGACTGTGAATCGCAAatctataagtatttaaaaaattgttgatagtgtatatactatagctatgtttatatttaattattgaacattaattaaattataatcattatggtTAACATCAATATACTCAGATATATTGATTCTCTATTCCTTATTGTCATTGGTTATTGCTCAGTTCTAATGCTTTATTTCCTTATAAAATcgacacaaaaatataatgatatgaaataaataatttttgacaaatgATGGATAAATAGTGAAGTCAATAACTCAATATCAAGAATCAAGATGAAACTTGGaggtaaaatatacatttttaagacataataaaataataataaatatctattaaagtatacaatttacatgtgaatataattatatttttattatttattttttaaacttatttacttatttacttttttttacttatttattaagtttattgttttttttttttttttatcttttattggttatttttcttgaataattttgtttaaataatttaatcgaaTAAATATCGTTGTTCGTAATAGACAGTGTAatactttatttgaaatattataactatttttttaataatggtaataatttgtCTGTTACTTTATCCATTAAACCAGGTCCTTTATGAATTTCATTGgttccatagaattctctaaataCCATTTCAATAAACATGTCATATTGAATCATGTCCATCGATGGCTCAAGTAAATTCCCGTCAGATACATATTCAGTCCAATTGTAGTTGAATCCATCATTATATGTTTTTGATGTTTTGACTAATTCAGGatattttccaataaatttTCTGGCAACAGCACCTACAACATACTGTAGTCTACCTCAATCATATTCAGATTTAAGGCATCCAAATTTGTTTACAGTGAAAAATATTCAtggaaaatgtaaataatacaatatatatgagtataataaatggaatacctacattattattaatttaaatgtttcattTGTTAAACAGTTGTCTATTTAAACCTACACTGATGAGTGATGAGTCTTGTGTATTATGATTCTCGGTAAATACAACATAGGTATTTTTTCCAAGCAAATACCAACAAAGGCTGAaacaatattaaagtaaatatcaaaaataattattaattactattataatttgacaattattaataagtatacaaattaaaagttcCTTCATACTTATACTTGAATTCAAGAGGAAATTATCATTTAACTCCTCTTGACATTCCtttcacaaaattaaaaatgtttttcagaaCAGTCTGGTTTAGTTTCCGATTTATAATGTACTTTGTAtctttgtaatttgtttttaaattattcaaaagatTTATAAGAGATTGATTTGTACGGAGTAATATTATaccttagtatatattatactttagtagtattatacctgtaataaaatttaatacataatatataatttttatttataatataaatattagtgatgggtcgaaccctgattttttaaatcgaaccaaactttaaattattttttcgaactcgaaccgaaccgaacttTCATATTTTCTCCCGAACTGAACCGAACCTGTTTATGAATGTGAAAGTAAACTTAATAACtccaatgatataattaataaaaatcaaataaaaaagtcaatcaataaaatagttaatgatCTTGATAAGAATATgtgtattgataaaattataaaaaagtcaaTATGTTTAAGAAACacagatattttatattcaaaccaTTTTCAGAATTATTTGATATTGGAGAAAACTCAATAAACACATATTTCTgataaaatatgacataatagtaaaatacataaatttggtatttattttcagtttttgaattcattaataatttacgatttaattataatgtatagttaatataaataatatatgcatttgaTAAAAGAATGGTTTgtggttaaaaattgtattactctTCGAATAGTTGTTTGGAACATAacttaattacctataataaaatatttgtattatttatgatattaactaTCCGACCGATATTGTCTGTGAacacttataataatgttatacagaATAGAAACAGAGTAGCCAAGGGGACAAAGGGTATgagaacattttaatacaaatgttaTTTCCAATGGCAAagcataaattacattattatattatcataatataagatatacaaGAGTAAACAACATATCTAGATATTTATTggatttatttctttaattttcagtaatatgactattaactataaacaatatatgcTCATAAAAATTACCTCGACATAAAAGATTTCAACAAATCACTTTATTTCCCAAACTACTGACTAATTGTACTTCTGATCCAATACACAAATATACTGACATTTCATTGTAATATGAAGATCGTAGATGGTCgattgcaaaataataatcagCGACTATATTTTGACCTTTGATACAAACTAACATAATTAGGTAGTTACCACAAAAATGCAGATCTACATATGTTGCTACACAGTTCGTACTAGAagctaattaaaaaacatacatcaataattaagtaggtacaaataaaataattactcacGATTTTAACGAGTAATGACTCCTTGCAAGATCGATGAATTATGCCTATAAATCCTACTTCAATGGTCTATTGTAACTGCCATACTACACGTAAACACCACTGACTATATTGAAAGTACCTACTAATTACTGCTTTCAAAGATACAGTCTGTCTGTGTCTAATGACAAATATAAATGCATGTTTATAGATCTCTGTGTACACGACTGCATGACCGATTTCAACGACAATAATATGACGTTTGATAAAATCAACGAGTTAAAAagtttactatacaatattaataccgCGGACAAATCACGAAGTTCCGTGTTCATTATTAACTCAGTTAAGAAATCCGCGATTTATAATATCAACCGTTATCTCAACGGGTAATTGATGATAACTCGATTCGCCTTCAACGCGGACCGGATTATGCGCAaccttagataataataataataataatctattccGTAGCCACGAGTTTACGCAGCGGAATTTTTCCGTTGCCATAACGCCAGCGCTATCTTACGGTTGATCAGGTAAACATTTAACAATGAACATACGAGTTtatttggtttatattatattgtattgtgtttatttattatgtatcatgtTATGCAAACGTATACGTAAGCGATTGACCGACCATTTACAAATACGATCAGATTGCCGTCATCAACGATTGGCCATGACAAAATAGGAGTAggtaattcttataataatcgACTTAGCCGAATGATTTTATATCCGTTGATCGAACGGATTCCACACTTTCACAGCGGTGTCGACgagaaatgtttttattttgtgtgtttTCAAACTGGTCGATATGCGTATCATACGATTTTGATTCCAAGATAAATCAAGGGGAATCGATGTagtatttggttaaaaattgatttcatCATTGTTCCTGTTGCGTAaccattaatacaatattaatatatgtatatatataacgatatgtatattattatataatatccgaCATTTTCACCCGagcctacataataatattattataataagtacaccGTCGACAGTCCACCGATAGCATCAGCCCGCGCGCTCATAAGatatcgtcataatattatacaccgtcATCCTTATTTTACCGTGCTTAATTATATGTACGTTCGCGCTTTCATAATATGCACACGAACGTAAGGACTGTTTGTTCtaagttgtattataaaaaataatatattacacgtgtGCTTTCCGTAGGCCCCGCGCCCCTGCGTAGGCATCGTTAATAATTGGTTTCGATATACTTGTGTGCCGTACACGTCTTACTAGAGGTGCATCCATCGTCGTCTTCAATATCAGCTACTGCTGTGTCACACCGGGTGTGTCTTGTCGTAAACCGTAAACGGATAAACATAATGTGGAAAtgttaatctaatattattatatcgttattatattgattacatTGTacccattatatttattatgtgtacgTTGATTGCATCATCCGTAGATGGTGTTCCCGTACGATCGTTATCGACGTTCCTTATTTGTATCGTTGCGAGTTGCGATAATGTAGTATGTACGCCGGGATGACGAACCACTGCAAGCGTTTAATTATTTCGGTCATTTCATTATTTGTCGTCAGACGTTCGTCCCCGACACCTACTTTATTCTTATTCACTATTCAGTTATTCTTTGATTTGTATTGTAGTGATGCCGGACACttgatatttctttattattatttttcatttttattataccacATAATAAACAGCTGTATATGGTGTATACAGATTCTCTCTACATATTGCGTCTGTTCAGGCTTCAACCTTTTAAGATTCCAACAGTTTTGGTAAGTAAAATCTCAAGTTATTTAAgttgtatttaagtttattataaggaCATgaacgacacacacacacactacacacataatattatattgttgcgtCTTACATACATACTATACATGTATTGCCTATCAAATTTACGTTTGTCAGAAACTCAGAGTTTTCAGAaccaaatatttaatgttttcattaatatacCGGGTCCACACAGTCgttataaagattattattttgttgctgTTACATTGTATTGTCTGTGTTATGAAAAGATCAATTTACCTACGTTTTATTATGTTTCTATGGGTGCGTTCGTCTTGGATGCTTTTGCGATTACAGTGCTAACGATAACGATACCGATATGAACCGTTCGTCTTGGCATAAgcgctattttttttatagtaagcAATATTATGTAAGCACCAAGACGAACGCAATTTATTATTCGTGCGCGATCATTTCAATGTTATCATTTTATGAGTTATCACGttaacgtatttttatttaactttactaTTCActcaatattcaaaataattattataaattctaattagtatttagtaatattgtaataactaatagccaataggtacctaattattaatggATGACCTTAATGAAGAAGAGTTAGTTGGTCTAGCTTTACAACTAGTTGaagatgttatatttttttcttcgtcAGAAGAAAGTGAGGATGATGATGATCATAACTTTGAACTTGCAGTGCCCTTTGTGACTGCCAAAAATACAATCCCTAGAATGGAAAATTATGTAGAACATATTGTACCTCAATTCGACGATGGACAATTCAAGTCCCATTTCcggtttttactttaattattcaaattattgttataacttataagcattaGAACTTTTctcgaatattttttaaaattatttgtataaataatttatagaatgcTCCCGgaaacatttgaatttatattgaaaataattgcaCCGAAATTGGTTAGGAAAAAACCTGGCTGTCCAACTATTCAACCTAATAAACAGTTTCTTATAGCGATTTGGAAAATGGCAACCCCAGATTCATACAGGTTTACTTTTTAAGTTactattagaattaaaaattagttgttttaTGTCACATAAGTTTACAGGTCAATTTGTGAAAAATTTGATGTAGGGAAAGCAACTGCATTGAAATGTGTGAGAAGAGTGGTTAATGCTTTAGACACACTAACACCAGCTTTTATTGCATGACCTAATGAGGAAAGATCAATAGTAATTAGAAATGGATTTTTTGCCACCAGTAACTTTCCTAATGTCCTCGGTGCAATAGATGGAACCCATATTAATATACCTGCACCTCATGATCATTCAGAGTCTTATGTGAACAGAAAAGGTCACCATTCGATACAACTTCAAGTATGTTATGTTATTGTTTGATCtaagttatcacttatcagttgTTCGTTGAAtcttcatttataaattttcactaACAATCAAGCATAAACACTGAACtaaatcttcaatttttaaattttggaaaaattaaccTTATACCTATGACTGTGCTTAGGTGaccattcaattaattttaaataacacttaaaaactttaaactttaaatggctGTGTATACGGCGGTTTGTGTAGTTGaattaaataccaatttaatcattaaaattgaataaatattaatatgtttttataggcCGTTTGTGACCATCAGTGTAAATTTATTCACTGTTATGCAGGAAACGTTGGTTCAGTTCATGACCAACGAGTGTTTCGCTTGTCTGATTTAAACGAGGACATACACAACCCTACAAAATTTCCTAACAACTCTCATATTATTGGTGATGCAGCCTACACATTGCACAAACGCCTATTGGTACCTTACCGTGATAATGGACATCTTACTGAAAAACAGGAAAACTTCAATTTTTGTCATTCTTCTGCAAGAATGGCAATTGAAAGGTCATTTGGATTGCTTAAAGGACGTTTTCGCAGTCTTCTCACCACACTTGCTATGGAGCGTGTTGATCTCattccaaaatatattatagcatgctgtgtattacacaatatatgtttattaaagaATGATGATTTTTCAAGTACAGTTGAGTTATTACCAGAAGCTGTACAAGATCATAACCAAATAGGAGGCAATGTTGCTGTAAACCGATTAGGTGTGATTAAGAGAGATGATATTTGTGAACGATTGTCTATTCGTaatgtataattgaaatatgtattttttaaaccttaaaAATTCTGATTGTAGTGGCATATACTTACttgttaaacatattaatcACTGCATCAAACTTAAATGgatgtacttatattaaaaataaaaataagatagttGTGATTAATTGGCtttgaaagtatattataatattatcttcttcTACATTATATGAATTCGTGATTTTGGAAATGAAGGATAAATAGCTTTTGTTTTCAGCCAACcatgtttttgaatattatacaaattttatacaaataattaataataataataataattt includes:
- the LOC132917775 gene encoding putative nuclease HARBI1 isoform X1; amino-acid sequence: MLPETFEFILKIIAPKLVRKKPGCPTIQPNKQFLIAIWKMATPDSYSNFPNVLGAIDGTHINIPAPHDHSESYVNRKGHHSIQLQAVCDHQCKFIHCYAGNVGSVHDQRVFRLSDLNEDIHNPTKFPNNSHIIGDAAYTLHKRLLVPYRDNGHLTEKQENFNFCHSSARMAIERSFGLLKGRFRSLLTTLAMERVDLIPKYIIACCVLHNICLLKNDDFSSTVELLPEAVQDHNQIGGNVAVNRLGVIKRDDICERLSIRNV
- the LOC132917775 gene encoding uncharacterized protein LOC132917775 isoform X2, which produces MVYTDSLYILRLFRLQPFKIPTVLAVCDHQCKFIHCYAGNVGSVHDQRVFRLSDLNEDIHNPTKFPNNSHIIGDAAYTLHKRLLVPYRDNGHLTEKQENFNFCHSSARMAIERSFGLLKGRFRSLLTTLAMERVDLIPKYIIACCVLHNICLLKNDDFSSTVELLPEAVQDHNQIGGNVAVNRLGVIKRDDICERLSIRNV